In Fundulus heteroclitus isolate FHET01 chromosome 18, MU-UCD_Fhet_4.1, whole genome shotgun sequence, a single genomic region encodes these proteins:
- the lyrm9 gene encoding LYR motif-containing protein 9, with protein MPPLVGVELIQTPVQLYRYLLRCCRRLPSTPMQQHYRHAIRQGYNSHSDEDDPERIQMIIQRAVKDAEWILEKYAKKK; from the exons ATGCCGCCTTTAGTGGGAGTGGAGCTGATCCAGACCCCCGTGCAGCTCTATCGATACCTGCTGAGATGCTGCAGGCGGTTACCGTCCACGCCCATGCAGCAGCATTATCGGCATGCCATACGACAG GGTTACAATAGTCACTCAGATGAAGACGACCCAGAGAGGATCCAGATGATCATCCAGAGGGCCGTCAAAGATGCAGAGTGGATTTTAGAGAAA tATGCCAAGAAGAAGTAG